Proteins encoded within one genomic window of Pseudonocardia sediminis:
- a CDS encoding class I SAM-dependent methyltransferase has product MADPNSRANGHRIFAAFYDQMLAPVERSLLGPRRAALLGNLSGRVIDVGAGTGANLPFFRSADEVLAVEPDPAMRRRLAGHSSRCPAPMTLCAAGADDLPVEDGAVDAVVFALVLCTVPEPVRALAEARRVLRRGGTLVALEHVVGHGRPAAWRRRLDPLWTRMAAGCHLDRDTESTIRAAGFELAAVEHFGPTPSWGPIGSMVQLTALR; this is encoded by the coding sequence GTGGCAGACCCCAACTCCCGGGCCAACGGACACCGGATCTTCGCTGCCTTCTATGACCAGATGCTCGCCCCGGTGGAGCGATCGCTCCTCGGTCCTCGCCGCGCGGCACTGCTAGGGAACCTGAGCGGTCGGGTGATCGACGTCGGCGCCGGCACGGGCGCCAACCTGCCGTTCTTCCGGTCCGCGGACGAGGTCCTCGCCGTCGAACCGGACCCCGCAATGCGGCGCAGGCTGGCCGGCCACTCGAGTCGATGCCCGGCACCGATGACCCTGTGTGCGGCAGGTGCCGACGACCTTCCGGTCGAAGACGGCGCCGTCGACGCGGTGGTGTTCGCCCTGGTCCTCTGCACGGTTCCGGAACCCGTCAGGGCCCTCGCCGAGGCCCGCCGGGTGTTGCGGCGCGGCGGGACGCTCGTGGCTCTAGAACACGTCGTCGGGCATGGGCGCCCCGCAGCGTGGCGTCGCCGGCTGGATCCGTTGTGGACGCGGATGGCGGCGGGATGCCACCTGGACCGCGACACGGAGTCGACGATCCGAGCCGCGGGATTCGAGCTGGCGGCGGTCGAGCATTTCGGCCCGACGCCCTCGTGGGGCCCCATCGGGTCGATGGTGCAGCTGACGGCTCTCCGCTGA
- a CDS encoding MBL fold metallo-hydrolase: MSLSVEVIETSELGDRSYIAHDGDVAIVVDPQRDLDRVESILEEHGLRCALVVETHIHNDYVTGGYDLARRTGAGYLVAAADDVAFNRDAVSDGDERTAGSLTVRAVATPGHTDTHLSYVVIASDGPPAVFTGGSMLFGSVGRTDLVDPARTEEMTRAQYRSARRLAGELDDDAAVYPTHGFGSFCSSGSSAGGDASTIGQERSRNDALVEDDEDSFVETLIAGLTAYPSYYVHMGVRNREGPAPVDLSSPEPVDPDELRNRIKSGEWVVDLRDRVAYASEHIGGTIGVALGQQFSTYLGWLIPWGTPVTLVGESQDDVAAAQRQLVRIGIDRPAGAALGAPGELATPHEIHGYPRSSFADLVSARERGEDPMILDVRRDDERAAGLIPGSAHIPLHSLLESLHEVPAGQSWVHCASGFRASIAASLLDRAGYDVVYIDDDYDAARSLGLTTD, encoded by the coding sequence ATGAGCTTGTCCGTCGAGGTGATCGAGACCAGCGAGCTCGGCGACCGCAGCTACATCGCCCACGATGGCGACGTAGCGATCGTGGTCGACCCGCAGCGTGACCTGGACCGGGTCGAATCGATCCTGGAAGAGCACGGCCTGCGCTGCGCTCTGGTCGTCGAGACCCACATCCACAACGACTACGTGACCGGCGGGTACGACCTCGCCCGTCGCACGGGCGCCGGATACCTCGTGGCCGCCGCTGACGATGTGGCTTTCAACCGGGACGCGGTCTCGGACGGGGATGAACGCACCGCCGGTTCTCTGACGGTGCGGGCCGTCGCGACCCCGGGCCACACCGACACCCATCTATCCTATGTGGTGATCGCATCGGATGGGCCGCCGGCGGTGTTTACCGGCGGTTCGATGCTCTTCGGCAGCGTCGGACGGACCGACCTCGTCGATCCCGCCCGGACCGAGGAGATGACCCGCGCCCAGTACCGCTCGGCGCGGCGGCTGGCCGGGGAGCTCGACGACGATGCCGCGGTCTATCCGACCCATGGTTTCGGCAGTTTCTGCTCCTCGGGCTCGTCGGCCGGTGGCGACGCCAGCACGATCGGTCAGGAGCGCTCGCGCAACGACGCCCTGGTCGAGGACGACGAGGACTCCTTCGTCGAGACGTTGATCGCCGGACTCACGGCCTACCCGAGCTATTACGTTCACATGGGCGTCCGGAACCGGGAGGGCCCGGCGCCTGTCGACCTCTCCAGTCCTGAGCCGGTGGATCCTGACGAGCTGCGTAACCGGATCAAGTCCGGTGAGTGGGTGGTCGATCTTCGGGACCGGGTGGCGTACGCCTCCGAGCACATCGGCGGAACGATCGGTGTCGCCCTCGGGCAGCAGTTCTCGACCTATCTGGGCTGGCTGATCCCGTGGGGAACGCCTGTGACGCTGGTCGGGGAATCGCAGGACGACGTTGCCGCGGCCCAGCGTCAGCTGGTGCGCATCGGGATTGACCGGCCCGCCGGTGCTGCGTTGGGCGCGCCCGGTGAGCTGGCCACTCCCCACGAGATCCACGGCTATCCCCGATCCTCGTTCGCCGACCTGGTCTCGGCCCGCGAACGAGGCGAAGACCCGATGATCCTCGACGTCCGGCGCGACGACGAGCGCGCGGCCGGACTGATCCCGGGATCGGCGCACATCCCGCTGCATTCCTTGCTGGAGTCCCTGCACGAGGTGCCTGCGGGGCAGTCGTGGGTGCACTGCGCTTCCGGCTTCCGGGCGAGCATCGCCGCGAGCCTGCTCGACCGGGCCGGCTACGACGTCGTCTATATCGACGACGACTACGACGCCGCACGGAGCCTCGGGCTCACGACCGACTGA